A DNA window from Trichomycterus rosablanca isolate fTriRos1 chromosome 11, fTriRos1.hap1, whole genome shotgun sequence contains the following coding sequences:
- the LOC134323333 gene encoding uncharacterized protein LOC134323333 isoform X1, whose translation MSCLLWFWSLFRRRKWPKVNPENPEDAGENVRNDGAQRAKRQSIKGKNWRRIFRKKKRHTEVEVQEEAGQSSAEQGPAGVQHPGAAELLPAPAENAENPAGGEEATSSVPDDQHQETDDEVLKETEETEDEDVKELVNFLLNETEKQVELQEAKDQEVDSKHITELTENTLDQEVNRERITELTENTLDQEVNRERITELTENTLDQEVNRERITELTENTLDQEVDSERITELTENTLDQELDSKRITELTENTLDQEVNRERITELTENTLDQEVDSERITELTENTLDQEVDSERITELTENTLDDLEASCNELEDKLLKLMEEAEAAEARIKEWKREEAEAFAREEYDGLLVMRENITLSAGDRGLSVDERSRRIFTPIRYRSSLRLPRRARRKDGI comes from the exons ATGTCTTGTCTCTTGTGGTTTTGGTCGCTGTTCCGCCGGAGAAAATGGCCCAAAGTGAACCCTGAAAACCCCGAGGACGCGGGTGAGAACGTGAGGAACGATGGAGCTCAGAGAGCAAAGAGACAAAGCATAAAGGGGAAAAACTGGAGGAGGATTTTTAGGAAGAAGAAGAGGCACACAGAGGTGGAGGTGCAAGAAGAAGCAGGACAGAGCAGCGCAGAGCAGGGGCCGGCCGGGGTACAACACCCAGGCGCCGCCGAACTGCTCCCGGCTCCAGCGGAGAACGCTGAAAATCCtgctggtggagaggaagccaCCAGTTCTGTGCCGGACGACCAGCATCAGG AAACAGATGACGAGGTCCTGAAAGAGACTGAGGAGACGGAGGACGAGGATGTCAAGGAGCTGGTGAATTTCCTTCTAAATGAAACTGAGAAACAGGTCGAGCTCCAGGAGGCAAAAGACCAAGAAGTGGATAGCAAGCACATCACAGAGCTGACAGAAAACACGCTGGACCAAGAGGTGAATAGAGAGCGTATCACAGAGCTGACAGAGAACACGCTGGACCAAGAGGTGAATAGAGAGCGTATCACAGAGCTGACAGAGAACACGCTGGACCAAGAGGTGAATAGAGAGCGTATCACAGAGCTGACAGAGAACACGCTGGACCAAGAAGTGGATAGCGAGCGTATCACAGAGCTGACAGAGAACACGCTGGACCAAGAGTTGGATAGCAAGCGTATCACAGAGCTGACAGAAAACACGCTGGACCAAGAGGTGAATAGAGAGCGTATCACAGAGCTGACAGAGAACACGCTGGACCAAGAAGTGGATAGCGAGCGTATCACAGAGCTGACAGAGAACACGCTGGACCAAGAAGTGGATAGCGAGCGCATCACAGAGCTGACAGAGAACACGCTGGATGACTTGGAGGCATCATGCAACGAGCTTGAGG ATAAACTTTTAAAGCTGATGGAGGAAGCTGAAGCTGCTGAAGCCAGGATCAAGGAGTGGAAGCGAGAAGAGGCTGAAGCCTTCGCTCGTGAAGAGTATG ATGGATTGCTGGTGATGAGAGAGAATATCACGCTTAGTGCTGGTGATAGAGGACTGAGTGTGGATGAGCGTTCACGCAGGATTTTTACACCCATCCGGTATAGAAGTAGCCTGCGGTTACCAAGACGCGCCAGAAGAAAGGACGGGATTtag
- the LOC134323333 gene encoding uncharacterized protein LOC134323333 isoform X2: MSCLLWFWSLFRRRKWPKVNPENPEDAGENVRNDGAQRAKRQSIKGKNWRRIFRKKKRHTEVEVQEEAGQSSAEQGPAGVQHPGAAELLPAPAENAENPAGGEEATSSVPDDQHQDDEVLKETEETEDEDVKELVNFLLNETEKQVELQEAKDQEVDSKHITELTENTLDQEVNRERITELTENTLDQEVNRERITELTENTLDQEVNRERITELTENTLDQEVDSERITELTENTLDQELDSKRITELTENTLDQEVNRERITELTENTLDQEVDSERITELTENTLDQEVDSERITELTENTLDDLEASCNELEDKLLKLMEEAEAAEARIKEWKREEAEAFAREEYDGLLVMRENITLSAGDRGLSVDERSRRIFTPIRYRSSLRLPRRARRKDGI, from the exons ATGTCTTGTCTCTTGTGGTTTTGGTCGCTGTTCCGCCGGAGAAAATGGCCCAAAGTGAACCCTGAAAACCCCGAGGACGCGGGTGAGAACGTGAGGAACGATGGAGCTCAGAGAGCAAAGAGACAAAGCATAAAGGGGAAAAACTGGAGGAGGATTTTTAGGAAGAAGAAGAGGCACACAGAGGTGGAGGTGCAAGAAGAAGCAGGACAGAGCAGCGCAGAGCAGGGGCCGGCCGGGGTACAACACCCAGGCGCCGCCGAACTGCTCCCGGCTCCAGCGGAGAACGCTGAAAATCCtgctggtggagaggaagccaCCAGTTCTGTGCCGGACGACCAGCATCAGG ATGACGAGGTCCTGAAAGAGACTGAGGAGACGGAGGACGAGGATGTCAAGGAGCTGGTGAATTTCCTTCTAAATGAAACTGAGAAACAGGTCGAGCTCCAGGAGGCAAAAGACCAAGAAGTGGATAGCAAGCACATCACAGAGCTGACAGAAAACACGCTGGACCAAGAGGTGAATAGAGAGCGTATCACAGAGCTGACAGAGAACACGCTGGACCAAGAGGTGAATAGAGAGCGTATCACAGAGCTGACAGAGAACACGCTGGACCAAGAGGTGAATAGAGAGCGTATCACAGAGCTGACAGAGAACACGCTGGACCAAGAAGTGGATAGCGAGCGTATCACAGAGCTGACAGAGAACACGCTGGACCAAGAGTTGGATAGCAAGCGTATCACAGAGCTGACAGAAAACACGCTGGACCAAGAGGTGAATAGAGAGCGTATCACAGAGCTGACAGAGAACACGCTGGACCAAGAAGTGGATAGCGAGCGTATCACAGAGCTGACAGAGAACACGCTGGACCAAGAAGTGGATAGCGAGCGCATCACAGAGCTGACAGAGAACACGCTGGATGACTTGGAGGCATCATGCAACGAGCTTGAGG ATAAACTTTTAAAGCTGATGGAGGAAGCTGAAGCTGCTGAAGCCAGGATCAAGGAGTGGAAGCGAGAAGAGGCTGAAGCCTTCGCTCGTGAAGAGTATG ATGGATTGCTGGTGATGAGAGAGAATATCACGCTTAGTGCTGGTGATAGAGGACTGAGTGTGGATGAGCGTTCACGCAGGATTTTTACACCCATCCGGTATAGAAGTAGCCTGCGGTTACCAAGACGCGCCAGAAGAAAGGACGGGATTtag